From the Myripristis murdjan chromosome 14, fMyrMur1.1, whole genome shotgun sequence genome, one window contains:
- the rb1 gene encoding retinoblastoma-associated protein, with amino-acid sequence MPPKKRGSGAAQMKEVKSAVKSASPDKKESPELSVKKHREKDADFVSLCKSLHVTDTVCDQAWVLWKSVQDSVEAGADSQKKLWSACLFVTVTDLDVACFTLTQVQKEVDLNVNQFLALVRKLDVNLDTISTRVDSVLTRLKKKFDVTLALYQRFEKICAKIFASGSAAKEKETMRSCWTMFLLAKGRALQMEDDLVISFQLLLCVLEFFIKRCPADLLQPLYQSAINRGQSPPTRTSRRNQSKAKPRPPEPEVDMQLLETLCKENDCNAEEVKNVYQTSFSAFLESMDLSRSLDFPQANDLNQQYEEHYLKSRDFDGRLFLDGDETLLDHKLEMSQVERTPKKNVREEEPVLIAPQTPVRAAMSSIQQLRVDLTSSGDQPSANLVTYFKNCTVDPTEEVLKRVETLGQVFGQRFGQAVGPRCVALGKQRFTLGVRLYYRVMESMLKSEEKRLSVQNFSKLLNDSTFHTSLLACALEVVMATYGGSSFKTGGYNQGSSGDPAEDLCFPWILDVFNLAAFDFYKVIESFIKAEPTLSKEIVKHLESCEHLIMENIAWRMGSPLFELLKQTQEAPAEQVETPAAFTQPLQHNHTAADLYLSPMRPGHRVLPPESAATPGPQPVAQAPSQPTGQTPRPPRSNSLNLFYKKLYRLAYMRLKMLCSYLLPSHPDLEHIMWTLFQHTLQHEYELMRDRHLDQLMMSAMYAICKVKNVDLRFKTIVTSYKNMPNTNQETFKHVLITEGHYDSIIVFYNQVFIQKLKTIILQYASPRPPTLSPIPQIPCSPYKFPSSPLRVPGSNNVYISPMKNPRLSPGIMTPRSRMLVSIGESFGLSSRFQKINQMVNSSNLNVKRSLDLDSTPKPLKRLRFDVDGQDEADGSKTSRDSTLIQRLAEMSSARSRIQEQNMKEDAESRKE; translated from the exons ATGCCACCTAAGAAACGCGGCTCCGGAGCAGCGCAGATGAAGGAGGTGAAGTCCGCTGTTAAAAGTGCCTCCCCAGACAAGAAGGAAAGCCCCGAGCTGTCTGTGAAAAA acacagagaaaaggaTGCTGATTTCGTGAGCCTGTGCAAGAGTCTCCATGTGACGGACACCGTGTGTGATCAGGCCTGGGTGTTGTGGAAGAGTGTGCAGGACTCTGTGGAGGCAGGCGCG GACAGCCAAAAAAAGCTGTGGAGCGCTTGCCTGTTTGTGACCGTGACAGACTTGGATGTTGCCTGTTTTACCTTAACTCAGGTTCAGAAGGAAGTGGATCTGAA TGTGAATCAGTTCTTGGCTCTGGTGAGGAAGCTGGATGTGAACTTGGACACAATAAGCACCAGGGTCGATTCAGTTCTGACACGactgaagaagaagtttgatGTGACACTAGCTCTCTACCAGCGGTTTGAGAA aatATGCGCAAAAATCTTTGCTTCAGGTTCGGCTGCCAA GGAAAAAGAGACCATGCGGAGCTGCTGGACAATGTTTCTGTTAGCCAAAG GAAGGGCCTTACAGATGGAGGATGACCTGGTCATATCgttccagctgctgctgtgtgtgcttgagttCTTCATCAAGCGCTGCCCGGCAGATCTTCTGCAGCCTCTCTACC AATCAGCCATCAACAGAGGTCAGAGCCCCCCAACGCGAACGTCTCGTCGCAACCAGAGCAAAGCCAAGCCGCGGCCTCCAGAGCCAGAGGTGGATATGCAGCTTCTCGAGACACTGTGCAAGGAGAATGACTGCAACGCAGAAGAG GTGAAGAATGTGTACCAGACCAGTTTCTCTGCTTTCCTTGAGTCAATGGATTTGTCAAGATCCCTGGATTTTCCTCAG GCAAATGACCTCAACCAACAGTATGAAGAGCACTACCTCAAGAGTAGAGACTTTGATGGACGGCTGTTTTTGGATGGAGACGAAACTCTTCTCGACCATAAATTAGAGAT GTCGCAGGTGGAGAGAACACCAAAGAAGAACGTTCGAGAAGAAGAACCTGTGCTCATCGCACCCCAGACTCCAGTCAG agctGCCATGAGCTCCATTCAGCAGCTGAGGGTCGATCTCACCTCCAGTGGGGACCAGCCGTCTGCTAACCTGGTCACATATTTCAAA AACTGCACGGTGGATCCTACAGAGGAAGTGCTGAAGCGTGTGGAGACACTGGGACAGGTGTTCGGCCAGAGGTTCGGTCAGGCAGTCGGTCCACGCTGTGTGGCTCTTGGCAAGCAG AGGTTCACCCTCGGTGTCCGGCTGTATTACAGAGTCATGGAGTCGATGCTAAAATCG gaggagaagagacTGTCAGTGCAGAATTTCAG TAAACTTCTCAATGACTCCACATTCCACACCTCACTTCTGGCCTGTGCTCTGGAAGTCGTCATGGCAACATACGGAG GGAGCTCTTTTAAGACCGGAGGATACAACCAAGGAAGTAGTGGTGACCCAGCTGAAGACCTGTGCTTCCCCTGGATATTGGATGTGTTCAATCTAGCTGCCTTTGATTTCTATAAAGTCATCGAGAGCTTCATCAAGGCCGAGCCCACCCTGAGCAAAGAGATTGTCAAACATCTGGAGAGCTGCGAACACCTCATCATGGAGAACATCGCATGGAGGATG GGCTCCCCTCTGTTTGAGCTGCTGAAACAGACACAGGAGGCCCCAGCTGAGCAGGTGGAGACCCCTGCAGCTTTTACCCAGCCGCTGCAGCACAACCACACCGCCGCTGACCT GTATCTGTCGCCCATGCGCCCAGGCCACCGTGTCCTGCCTCCTGAGTCAGCGGCCACACCGGGCCCCCAGCCTGTCGCTCAGGCTCCTTCTCAGCCTACTGGCCAAACCCCACGACCTCCAAGGTCCAATTCTCTCAACCTCTTCTACAAAAAAC tgTACCGACTGGCCTACATGAGGCTGAAGATGCTCTGCTCCTACCTGCTGCCCTCCCACCCTGACCTGGAGCACATCATGTGGACGCTCTTCCAGCACACTCTGCAGCACGAGTACGAGCTGATGAGAGACCGTCACCTGGACCAG TTGATGATGTCAGCCATGTATGCTATATGCAAAGTGAAGAATGTCGATCTGCGGTTTAAAACCATTGTGACGTCATATAAGAACATGCCCAACACCAACCAGGAG ACCTTTAAGCATGTGTTGATCACTGAGGGGCACTATGACTCCATCATCGTCTTCTACAACCAGGTTTTCATACAGAAGCTGAAAACCATCATCCTTCAGTATGCCTCTCCCAGG cccCCTACCCTCTCTCCAATCCCACAGATCCCATGCAGCCCATACAAGTTTCCCAGCTCCCCTCTCCGTGTGCCCGGCAGCAACAACGTGTACATCTCCCCCATGAAAAACCCACGCCTGTCTCCCGGGATCATGACTCCTCGTTCCAG aatgcTGGTATCAATTGGTGAATCTTTTGGG ctATCCAGCCGCTTCCAGA
- the LOC115371409 gene encoding lysophosphatidic acid receptor 6-like yields MYNSTLQNVSITTLGSNQTNMSCHKNDDFKYPLYSTFFSVVFVIGLLFNMVAVYIFACTLKVRNETTTYMMNLVVSDLLFVFTLPLRIYYFIRRDWPFGKELCQLSVSLFYTNMYGSILFLTCISIDRFLAIVHPFGSQNIRTKRNAKLACCAVWVLVLSGSLPSGFLLDTTSPRNANSPSIYCFENFSKKQWQSKLSKVVMFIETVGFLIPLILNVFCSISVLQTLRKPQTVSRGHLNKTKILRMIAVHLFTFCFCFIPYNVNLIFYAMVRSKVLKGCYAESVVRTIYPVALCIAVTNCCFDPVIYYFTSETIQNSIKRKSMKLHNGIHILERLQTDSAQSSPITLRGLRSKLFDNESTA; encoded by the coding sequence ATGTATAATAGCACTTTGCAAAATGTGAGCATTACTACACTGGGCTCgaaccaaacaaacatgagCTGCCATAAGAATGATGACTTTAAGTACCCCCTCTACAGTACATTTTTCAGCGTGGTGTTTGTGATTGGACTCCTCTTCAACATGGTCGCTGTCTACATTTTTGCTTGTACGTTAAAAGTGCGTAATGAGACCACGACGTACATGATGAATCTTGTGGTTTCAGATTTGCTCTTTGTGTTCACCCTGCCTCTTCGGATATACTACTTCATTAGGCGTGACTGGCCATTTGGTAAGGAACTGTGCCAGCTCTCTGTGTCGTTGTTCTACACCAACATGTACGGCagcatcctcttcctcacctgcaTCAGCATTGACCGTTTCCTGGCTATTGTGCACCCGTTCGGATCCCAAAACATTCGCACTAAGAGGAATGCAAAACTGGCCTGCTGTGCGGTGTGGGTGCTGGTTCTGTCTGGCAGTTTACCCTCGGGGTTCCTTCTAGACACCACTTCGCCCAGAAATGCCAACTCACCCTCCATCTACTGCTTTGAGAACTTCTCCAAAAAGCAGTGGCAGTCCAAGCTGTCCAAAGTGGTCATGTTCATTGAGACGGTGGGCTTCCTCATCCCACTGATACTCAATGTCTTCTGTTCAATATCAGTCCTTCAGACACTGAGGAAACCCCAAACCGTCAGCCGCGGCCATCTCAACAAAACTAAGATCTTACGGATGATCGCCGTGCATCTGTTTACCTTCTGCTTCTGTTTCATCCCCTACAATGTCAACCTCATCTTCTACGCCATGGTCCGCAGCAAAGTCCTGAAAGGATGCTATGCAGAATCAGTCGTCAGAACCATCTATCCTGTTGCTTTGTGCATAGCTGTGACCAACTGCTGCTTTGACCCGGTCATTTACTACTTCACCTCAGAGACTATTCAGAACTCCATCAAACGCAAGTCCATGAAATTACACAATGGCATCCACATCCTTGAGAGACTACAAACGGACTCTGCGCAAAGCAGTCCAATTACGCTGAGAGGTCTGAGATCCAAACTCTTTGACAACGAGTCTACAGCATAA